Proteins co-encoded in one Brassica rapa cultivar Chiifu-401-42 chromosome A02, CAAS_Brap_v3.01, whole genome shotgun sequence genomic window:
- the LOC103850624 gene encoding ABC transporter G family member 22, with translation MSTEKPPLASGLARTRSEQLYETVAAAIKSPHGSMDANGVPATAPATTGSGGGTLSRKSSRRLMMGVSPGRSGGAGTHIRKSRSAQLKLELDEVSSGAALSRASSASLGLSFSFTGFAMPPEEISDSNPFSDDEMIPEDNENKKPKFQAEPTLPIFLKFKEVTYKVVIKKLTSSVEKEILSGINGSVSPGEVLALMGPSGSGKTTLLSLLGGRISQSAIGGSITYNDKPYSKHLKSKIGFVTQDDVLFPHLTVKETLTYAARLRLPKTLTREQKEQRAIGVIQELGLERCQDTMIGGAFVRGVSGGERKRVSIGNEIIINPSLLLLDEPTSGLDSTTALRTIQMLHDIAEAGKTVITTIHQPSSRLFHRFDKLILLGRGNLLYFGKSSEALDYFSSIGCSPLIAMNPAEFLLDLANGNINDISVPSELEDRVQVGNSDRESRSGKPSPAVVHEYLVEAYEARVTEQEKKKLTDPVPLGEEEARAKVLRLNRQWGASWWEQYCILFSRGLKERRHEYFSWLRVIQVLSTAVILGLLWWQSDIRTPGGLQDQAGLLFFIAVFWGFFPVFTAIFAFPQERAMLNKERAADMYRLSAYFLARTTSDLPLDFILPSLFLLVVYFMTGLRLSPYPFFLSMLTVFLCIIAAQGLGLAIGAILMDLQKATTLASVTVMTFMLAGGFFVKKVPVFISWIRYLSFNYHTYKLLLKVQYQDFAQSINGMRIDNGLTEVVALVVMIFGYRLLAYLSLRQMKITT, from the exons ATGTCAACAGAGAAGCCACCGTTGGCATCCGGTTTAGCTCGGACACGGTCTGAACAGCTATATGAGACGGTGGCCGCTGCCATCAAATCACCTCACGGCTCCATGGACGCCAATGGTGTGCCTGCAACGGCTCCGGCGACCACCGGTAGTGGAGGAGGGACGTTGTCGAGAAAATCAAGCCGGAGACTGATGATGGGGGTGTCTCCGGGGAGGAGTGGAGGAGCCGGGACACACATAAGGAAGTCTAGGAGTGCTCAGCTTAAGCTCGAGCTAGATGAGGTGAGCAGCGGTGCGGCGCTGAGTCGTGCGTCGAGTGCGTCGCTCGGGCTTTCGTTTTCATTCACCGGTTTCGCTATGCCGCCGGAGGAAATCTCCGACTCAAACCCGTTCAGCGACGACGAGATGATAC CGGAAGACAATGAAAACAAGAAGCCTAAGTTTCAAGCAGAACCAACATTGCCCATCTTTCTCAAG TTCAAGGAAGTTACATACAAAGTGGTGATAAAGAAACTGACATCATCTGTAGAGAAAGAGATCTTGAGTGGGATCAATGGGAGTGTAAGTCCTGGTGAAGTTCTTGCACTCATGGGTCCTTCAGGGAGTGGCAAAACAACTCTTCTTAGCTTACTCGGTGGTCGAATCTCTCAGTCGGCCATTGGAGGCTCTATTACTTACAATGACAAGCCTTACTCTAAGCACTTGAAAAGCAA GATTGGATTTGTGACTCAAGATGATGTTTTGTTTCCTCATCTTACCGTGAAAGAAACGCTAACCTACGCTGCTCGTTTGCGTCTACCTAAGACTCTTACAAGAGAGCAGAAGGAGCAACGAGCCATTGGTGTTATCCAAGAGTTGGGTTTAGAGAG gtgCCAAGACACTATGATTGGTGGAGCATTCGTGCGAGGTGTATCAGGTGGAGAGAGGAAAAGAGTTTCTATTGGAAACGAGATCATCATTAATCCCTCTCTGTTACTTCTTGATGAACCAACTTCCGGTTTAGATTCCACCACTGCTCTAAGAACAATCCAGATGCTTCACGACATAGCCGAA GCGGGGAAAACAGTGATCACAACAATACATCAGCCCTCGAGTAGGCTCTTCCATAGATTCGACAAGCTGATCCTATTAGGAAGAGGAAACCTTCTCTACTTTGGAAAATCATCAGAGGCTTTGGATTACTTTTCTTCCATTGGATGCTCTCCTCTCATCGCCATGAACCCTGCAGAGTTCTTGCTTGATCTCGCCAACGGTAACATCAACGACATCTCCGTGCCTTCTGAGTTAGAAGATAGAGTTCAAGTTGGCAATTCAGACAGAGAATCTCGATCTGGCAAGCCATCTCCTGCTGTTGTTCATGAG TATCTGGTGGAAGCATACGAGGCTAGGGTTACAGAacaggagaagaagaaactgACTGATCCTGTGCcacttggagaagaagaagctagGGCTAAAGTATTGCGTCTAAATAGACAATGGGGAGCGAGCTGGTGGGAGCAATACTGCATACTGTTCTCTAGAGGACTCAAGGAGAGGCGACATGAATACTTCAGCTGGTTGCGTGTTATACAAGTTCTTTCCACAGCTGTTATTTTAGGTCTTCTCTGGTGGCAGTCTGATATTCGGACTCCAGGAGGACTACAAGATCAG GCTGGTTTGCTCTTCTTCATAGCTGTTTTCTGGGGATTTTTCCCTGTTTTTACAGCTATTTTTGCGTTTCCGCAAGAACGGGCCATGTTGAATAAAGAGAGAGCAGCAGATATGTATAGATTAAGTGCATATTTTTTAGCTCGGACCACGAGTGATCTCCCTCTCGACTTTATTCTACCTTCTCTCTTCCTTCTAGTCGTCTATTTCATGACAGGTCTTCGTCTCAGCCCGTACCCCTTCTTCTTGAGCATGCTCACTGTCTTCCTTTGCATCATTGCAGCTCAG GGACTTGGACTTGCTATTGGTGCAATTTTAATGGACTTACAGAAGGCTACGACTTTGGCTTCAGTAACTGTCATGACATTTATGCTCGCTGGAGGGTTCTTTGTTAAG AAAGTACCAGTGTTCATCTCGTGGATACGTTACCTATCCTTCAATTACCACACCTACAAGCTTCTTCTTAAAGTTCAGTATCAAGACTTTGCTCAATCCATCAACGGGATGAGAATTGACAATGGACTTACTGAAGTAGTTGCACTCGTTGTCATGATTTTTGGTTATCGCCTCCTTGCTTATCTCTCTCTCAGGCAAATGAAGATTACTACATAA
- the LOC103850623 gene encoding MADS-box transcription factor PHERES 2-like, whose protein sequence is MAKKKMKLTRIENPRARNTAFKRRTQGLIKKAEELTILCGLDACLTFFNLDDAKLVTWPSKEVAESLVDRFYSLPSYERNMKAETQESFLKTNIKKIQKKLANCRVRVAELEMEHLLFDLENGRSLDDFSQSEIESLRSYTNKRIMGLNKDLGYSEHAYTSVNEPFPGVDQTPRVLDVALEQAHCSNLMGSRCTYLMDKWFFDDPKVQEDGDVTHLPKLVHRFDLNMEPSDDEEDMETYKGESGKSGGASDA, encoded by the coding sequence ATGGCTAAAAAAAAGATGAAGCTTACTCGAATCGAGAATCCAAGGGCAAGAAACACCGCTTTCAAGAGGAGGACGCAAGGGTTGATAAAAAAAGCTGAAGAGCTAACCATCTTGTGTGGTTTAGATGCTTGTTTGACTTTTTTCAACCTTGATGATGCTAAGTTGGTGACGTGGCCGTCTAAGGAGGTGGCTGAATCTCTCGTGGACCGTTTTTACTCGTTGCCAAGCTACGAGAGGAACATGAAGGCAGAGACTCAAGAGTCATTCCTCAAGACCAATATCAAAAAGATTCAGAAGAAACTAGCGAATTGCCGGGTAAGAGTTGCTGAGTTGGAGATGGAACATCTCTTGTTCGACCTCGAAAACGGGCGCAGCCTTGATGATTTCTCCCAATCCGAGATTGAGAGTTTGAGATCATATACAAATAAGAGGATTATGGGTTTGAACAAAGATTTAGGTTATTCGGAACATGCTTATACAAGTGTCAACGAGCCATTTCCGGGGGTTGATCAGACCCCGAGGGTTTTGGATGTTGCACTTGAGCAGGCACATTGTTCTAACCTGATGGGAAGTAGGTGTACCTATTTAATGGATAAATGGTTCTTTGATGATCCAAAGGTCCAAGAAGATGGCGATGTGACTCATTTACCCAAACTGGTTCACCGATTCGATCTGAACATGGAACCATCTGATGACGAAGAGGACATGGAGACCTATAAAGGAGAGAGTGGCAAGTCTGGTGGTGCAAGCGATGCCTAG
- the LOC103850619 gene encoding uncharacterized protein LOC103850619: MNPSTSPGVKRRRGLSTPSLCCGGSTAAEFCGGTTADFAALCCCGPCSVVSLVVLAVYKIPRGLFRRVRRRRGLAKRGNGDSKLSKVGSSKFAVHPVESREEEDLDKLAMELKEEEEGEDEEVVALEKEMWSRFYSGGFWRSLSQVETASSPKTD; this comes from the coding sequence ATGAATCCGTCGACTTCTCCCGGCGTGAAACGCCGTCGAGGACTCTCGACGCCGTCGCTGTGCTGCGGAGGATCCACGGCGGCTGAGTTTTGCGGTGGCACGACGGCGGATTTCGCCGCCTTATGTTGCTGCGGTCCTTGCAGCGTCGTCAGCCTCGTCGTCCTCGCCGTATACAAGATCCCTCGCGGACTCTTCCGCCGTGTGCGGCGGAGACGAGGGCTGGCGAAGAGAGGAAACGGAGATTCAAAGCTGAGCAAAGTCGGGAGCTCGAAGTTCGCTGTTCATCCGGTAGAGAGCAGAGAGGAGGAAGATCTCGATAAGCTAGCGATGGAGCtgaaggaggaagaagaaggagaagacgaGGAGGTGGTTGCGTTAGAGAAGGAGATGTGGAGCAGATTCTACAGTGGTGGTTTCTGGCGAAGCCTTTCGCAAGTTGAAACGGCGTCGTCTCCCAAAACCGATTAG
- the LOC103850621 gene encoding putative phosphatidylglycerol/phosphatidylinositol transfer protein DDB_G0282179 codes for MSRVVVLPLAVYLLLFVSTTARATDVQYCEENAEYEVKVKEVDISPYPIARGEPATFTISATTGRVISGGKLVIEVTYFGWHVHSETHDLCTQTTCPVETGDFLVAHSQVLPVYTPSGSYSLQMKMIDAQNKELTCFSFSIDIGSAPSVVADM; via the exons ATGTCAAGAGTCGTGGTTCTCCCTCTCGCTGTTTATCTTCTCCTATTTGTTTCAACGACTGCTCGAGCCACCGATGTCCAATACTGTG AGGAGAATGCAGAGTACGAAGTAAAAGTGAAAGAGGTTGATATATCTCCTTATCCTATAGCTCGAGGCGAGCCAGCTACCTTTACCATCTCTGCCACCACAG GCCGTGTGATCTCGGGTGGGAAGTTGGTGATTGAAGTTACGTACTTCGGATGGCACGTTCACTCTGAGACGCATGACCTTTGCACTCAGACTACTTGTCCTGTTGAGACCGGAGATTTCTTGGTTGCACACTCTCAAGTTCTTCCTGTCTATACTCCTTCA GGTTCTTACTCGCTGCAAATGAAGATGATTGATGCGCAGAATAAGGAGTTAACGTGCTTTAGCTTCTCTATCGACATTGGATCCGCACCATCTGTGGTCGCCGACATGTAG
- the LOC103850618 gene encoding ribosome biogenesis protein NSA2 homolog: MPQGDYIELHQKRHGRRLDYEERKRKKEARQVHKRSKQAQNSIGIKGKMIAKKNYAEKAQMKKTLKMHEESSSRRKADEDVQEGAVPAYLLDRENTSRAKVLSNTIKQKRKEKAGKWEVPLPKVRPVAEDEMFRVIRSGKRKTKQWKRMVTKATFVGPGFTRKPPKYERFIRPSGLRFTKAHVTHPELRCTFCLEIIGIKKNPNGPMYTSLGVMTRGTIIEVNVSELGLVTPAGKVVWGKYAQVTNNPENDGCINAVLLV, encoded by the exons ATG CCGCAGGGAGATTACATCGAGCTGCACCAGAAGAGGCATGGACGCCGCCTCGATTACGAAGAGCGCAAGCGCAAGAAGGAGGCGCGTCAAGTTCACAAGCGCTCCAAACAAGCTCAAAAC TCTATAGGTATAAAGGGTAAGATGATTGCTAAGAAGAACTACGCTGAGAAAGCTCAAATGAAGAAAAC ATTGAAGATGCATGAGGAGAGTTCATCAAGGCGTAAAGCTGATGAGGATGTTCAGGAAGGAGCTGTTCCTGCTTATCTTCTTGATCGTGAGAACACCTCTCGTGCCAAG GTTCTTAGCAATACTATTAAacagaagaggaaggagaaagCTGGGAAGTGGGAGGTTCCTCTGCCAAAG GTTCGTCCTGTGGCTGAAGATGAGATGTTCAGAGTGATCAGATCCGGGAAGAGGAAAA CAAAACAGTGGAAGAGGATGGTTACAAAAGCTACATTTGTTGGACCTGGTTTCACAAGGAAGCCGCCAAAGTACGAGCGATTCATCCGCCCTTCTGGGCTGCGTTTCACCAAGGCCCACGTCACTCACCCTGAGCTAAGATGCACTTTTTGTCTCGAGATCATTGGGATCAAGAAGAATCCCAACGGTCCTATGTATACGTCCCTTGGTGTCATGACCAGAGGAACAATCATTGAG GTCAATGTGAGTGAGCTTGGTCTTGTTACACCAGCTGGAAAAGTTGTCTGGG GGAAGTACGCTCAGGTGACAAACAATCCTGAGAATGACGGATGTATAAACGCTGTTCTGCTTGTGTAA
- the LOC103850622 gene encoding putative RING-H2 finger protein ATL71: MAAMNTTPDSDRYIPATDRIGGFAYGLGVSIGILLLITTITLASYYCTRTHISASPTTTPRTRRRQRQVNVTSLPGEERFHLDGDDQNDTVVVEILGLNDEEIKSFPKLPYEEARVSYSLQKDSTATSCCSICLADYKKTDMIRVLPDCNHLFHDKCVDPWLKLHPTCPVCRTSPLPSPAMTPVADDVTFSRRPMDI; this comes from the coding sequence ATGGCTGCAATGAATACCACGCCTGACTCCGACCGGTATATACCAGCCACTGATAGGATCGGTGGCTTCGCTTACGGGCTAGGTGTCTCCATTGGTATACTTCTCCTCATCACCACAATCACCCTCGCTTCTTATTATTGCACAAGAACCCATATCTCCGCCTCTCCAACGACCACTCCGAGGACAAGACGCAGGCAAAGACAGGTCAATGTAACTTCACTACCTGGCGAAGAACGTTTTCATTTGGACGGTGACGATCAAAACGACACCGTCGTGGTCGAAATCTTGGGACTAAACGATGAAGAAATCAAGAGTTTCCCTAAGCTTCCTTACGAAGAGGCTCGCGTGAGTTATAGCTTGCAAAAGGATTCCACTGCGACGTCGTGTTGTTCTATATGTCTTGCGGATTACAAGAAGACAGATATGATCAGGGTTTTGCCAGATTGTAACCATTTGTTCCACGACAAGTGCGTTGACCCTTGGCTCAAGCTTCATCCCACGTGTCCCGTGTGTCGTACGTCTCCCTTGCCGTCTCCGGCGATGACACCTGTCGCCGACGACGTTACATTTTCCCGCCGGCCCATGGATATTTGA